The proteins below are encoded in one region of Paracoccus methylovorus:
- a CDS encoding IclR family transcriptional regulator domain-containing protein translates to MASFEPVRAIVRGLQILRVVSEHGPIATMDIAKQVKLPQPTVVRILETLVSAGYIYRLERSTLFGVTARTLTLSKGFAATSRLVQLATPLIEDLRTEIGWPSNLATYEQGAMSIAYTNRSEHGMSISSRLGARIPVLATGVGLVYLAHLPREELVLRLAELKRSDSRWDSNPEMLVGLDERLGKIREQGYATAEPSYLSEIYHSQIWAIAVPVLVGDRVVAGLSSLMLRSAGEPDHIVMQVLPPLQRTARAIALRLAEDSGLNDPVAEGDAHRSVKRRKNKDDSSD, encoded by the coding sequence ATGGCATCATTTGAACCTGTTCGGGCAATCGTCCGTGGCCTGCAGATTCTTCGTGTCGTCAGCGAGCATGGCCCCATCGCGACGATGGACATTGCCAAGCAGGTGAAACTGCCGCAGCCGACCGTAGTGCGCATTCTGGAAACATTGGTTTCGGCGGGCTATATTTATCGCCTTGAACGGTCCACGCTGTTCGGCGTCACGGCGCGGACCCTGACGCTGAGCAAGGGGTTTGCTGCGACCTCGCGGCTGGTCCAGCTTGCCACGCCGTTGATCGAGGATCTGCGGACCGAGATTGGCTGGCCATCGAACCTTGCAACTTACGAGCAGGGGGCGATGTCGATTGCCTATACCAACCGCTCAGAGCACGGCATGTCGATCTCCAGCCGGCTGGGCGCGCGCATTCCGGTGCTGGCGACGGGTGTCGGCCTTGTCTATCTTGCCCATTTGCCACGCGAGGAACTGGTCCTGCGTCTTGCAGAGCTGAAACGGTCGGACAGCCGCTGGGACAGCAACCCCGAGATGCTGGTTGGTCTTGATGAACGGCTGGGCAAGATCCGCGAGCAGGGCTATGCCACTGCCGAGCCGTCCTATCTGAGCGAGATTTATCATTCGCAAATCTGGGCAATCGCGGTGCCGGTGCTTGTCGGCGACCGAGTTGTCGCCGGTCTCAGCAGCCTGATGCTGCGCAGCGCCGGCGAGCCGGATCATATCGTGATGCAGGTATTGCCTCCTCTGCAACGCACGGCGCGGGCGATTGCCCTTCGCTTGGCCGAAGATTCCGGATTGAATGACCCGGTTGCCGAAGGTGACGCCCACCGGTCCGTGAAACGACGTAAAAATAAAGACGATTCGAGCGACTAA
- a CDS encoding 2-oxoglutarate dehydrogenase E1 component encodes MTISIGGDNAYYLNLYTRYLQDRTSVPADWSAYFAEMEPARAQMPTMGAQVESYLATVRRFGHLEARLDPLSDAVPQDRQLARVREALAEIAGQKTEIVLGGKPCVLTVGEVVSRFRDIYSGPVALEVAHLDDEDERDWWHTAFEATMLEEPSEDIFADALESVVLADEFESFMRVKFPTKKRFGSEGAEGALVFVRQILQSCPAVGIGHMVVGGMHRGRLALLAVALGKSPATLAAELMGRDLSEGAEFTGDVPYHLGYRARLDGDGGAMDLMLLPHPSHLLVVAPVALGLARATGGDCADRSSAMCLLMHTDAAFSGQGLAAEILQLGGLAGYTSGGAVHLVVNNQIGFTTLPSEGRSSRYCTDGGKAAGIPVLHVNGDDPIAVMRAARLALEWRQRFGKDVLVDLVCYRRYGHNELDEPRFTQPGMWGRIDLLPSLRDQFHKLALTRFPALKPRIEAVSETFRARLRAEFETADAVAPNYEPVQPPVWATLRSAGEGDLLEPVPTGVPVEHLRKVGLATAAIPETWTVNSKVRRFYEQRQETLTTGQGVTFATAEALAFATLIDEGARVRLSGQDAVRGTFTQRHMAVHDSQTGQINLPLDVSRRGAFEIINSPLSEYAVLGYEYGHSLHDPNQLTLWEAQFGDFLNGAQVVVDQYISSAEAKWHLRSGLVVLLPHGLEGQGPDHSSARIERLAQLCAGGNMLIANPSTPANLFHLLRRQIRAEWRKPLFVIAPKSLLRAKAAVSTLDEMGQGTAFRPVIAEYGDPAQVRRVVLCSGKIFHAAEQARREMGQGKSIALMRIEQIYPLPVDEIMTALAHFRDSEVVWLQEEAQNQGPWPYVSVALAEAGLSLPSKAVFARPALPVTAGGSVERHEREQAELLAAALTV; translated from the coding sequence ATGACCATCTCGATTGGCGGTGACAACGCCTATTACCTTAATCTTTATACCAGATACTTGCAGGATCGAACGTCCGTTCCGGCCGATTGGTCAGCATATTTTGCCGAAATGGAACCCGCGCGCGCCCAGATGCCGACCATGGGGGCGCAAGTTGAAAGCTATCTGGCGACCGTCAGACGCTTTGGCCATCTGGAAGCGCGCCTTGATCCGCTGTCCGACGCCGTGCCGCAGGATCGGCAGTTGGCCCGCGTCCGCGAAGCTTTGGCCGAGATAGCCGGGCAAAAAACAGAGATCGTACTGGGAGGTAAACCCTGCGTCCTCACGGTAGGCGAGGTTGTATCCCGCTTTCGTGACATCTATTCCGGCCCTGTCGCGCTGGAAGTGGCGCATCTGGATGACGAGGATGAGCGCGACTGGTGGCACACCGCCTTCGAAGCCACCATGCTGGAAGAGCCGTCCGAGGATATCTTTGCCGACGCATTGGAATCCGTTGTCCTGGCGGATGAGTTCGAATCTTTCATGCGGGTCAAATTCCCCACCAAGAAGCGCTTTGGCAGCGAAGGTGCGGAAGGCGCGTTGGTCTTTGTGCGTCAGATCCTGCAGTCCTGCCCGGCCGTGGGTATCGGGCACATGGTGGTCGGGGGAATGCACAGGGGCAGGCTGGCACTGCTTGCCGTGGCTTTGGGCAAAAGTCCCGCCACCCTGGCTGCCGAACTGATGGGTCGCGATCTTTCCGAAGGTGCCGAATTTACCGGCGACGTGCCTTATCACCTTGGCTACCGGGCGCGGCTTGACGGCGATGGCGGCGCCATGGACCTGATGTTGCTGCCCCATCCATCACACCTTCTGGTGGTGGCCCCGGTCGCGCTTGGGCTGGCGCGGGCGACGGGCGGTGATTGCGCCGACCGGAGTTCGGCCATGTGTCTGCTGATGCACACCGACGCCGCATTTTCCGGGCAGGGTTTGGCCGCAGAGATCCTGCAACTGGGCGGCTTGGCCGGCTATACATCCGGGGGTGCGGTGCATCTGGTGGTCAATAATCAGATCGGTTTTACCACCCTGCCCTCCGAGGGTCGCAGTTCACGCTATTGCACCGACGGGGGCAAGGCTGCAGGTATCCCGGTTCTGCATGTCAATGGCGATGATCCGATTGCAGTGATGCGTGCCGCAAGGTTGGCATTGGAGTGGCGGCAGCGGTTTGGCAAGGATGTGTTGGTCGATCTGGTCTGTTATCGCCGCTATGGCCACAATGAACTGGACGAACCGCGTTTTACACAGCCGGGCATGTGGGGCAGGATCGACCTGCTTCCCTCGCTGCGCGACCAGTTCCATAAACTTGCGCTGACACGATTCCCGGCACTCAAACCCCGGATCGAGGCTGTTTCTGAGACCTTTCGCGCGCGGCTGCGGGCAGAATTCGAAACGGCGGATGCGGTGGCGCCTAATTACGAACCCGTGCAGCCGCCGGTCTGGGCCACCCTGCGTTCCGCGGGTGAGGGCGATCTGTTGGAACCGGTGCCGACCGGCGTTCCTGTGGAGCATTTGCGCAAGGTGGGGTTGGCCACCGCAGCCATTCCCGAAACCTGGACTGTCAACTCCAAGGTGCGCCGCTTCTACGAACAGCGGCAGGAAACCCTCACCACTGGGCAGGGCGTCACCTTTGCCACCGCCGAGGCGCTGGCGTTTGCAACGCTGATCGATGAAGGCGCACGCGTGCGTCTGTCGGGGCAGGATGCGGTTAGGGGAACTTTTACGCAGCGACACATGGCCGTGCATGACAGCCAGACGGGGCAGATCAACCTGCCCTTGGATGTCAGTCGACGGGGGGCGTTCGAGATCATCAACAGTCCGCTGTCGGAATATGCGGTTCTTGGCTATGAATATGGTCACAGCCTGCATGACCCGAACCAGCTTACCCTGTGGGAGGCGCAGTTCGGAGATTTCCTGAACGGTGCGCAGGTCGTGGTCGATCAGTATATCTCCTCGGCCGAGGCAAAATGGCATCTGCGTTCTGGGCTCGTTGTCCTTTTGCCGCATGGGCTGGAGGGGCAGGGGCCAGACCATTCGTCGGCCCGGATCGAACGGCTGGCCCAGCTTTGCGCAGGGGGCAATATGCTTATCGCCAATCCCAGCACACCGGCCAATCTGTTTCACCTGCTGCGCCGCCAAATACGCGCGGAGTGGCGCAAACCGTTGTTTGTCATCGCGCCCAAATCTCTGTTGCGCGCAAAAGCGGCGGTATCGACGCTGGATGAAATGGGGCAGGGCACGGCTTTCCGTCCTGTCATCGCCGAATATGGTGATCCGGCCCAGGTCCGGCGCGTGGTGCTGTGTTCTGGCAAGATATTCCATGCCGCCGAGCAGGCCCGGCGAGAGATGGGACAGGGAAAATCGATCGCTCTGATGCGGATCGAGCAGATTTATCCGCTGCCGGTCGATGAAATCATGACGGCCCTTGCCCATTTTCGAGACTCGGAAGTCGTGTGGTTGCAGGAAGAGGCGCAAAATCAGGGGCCTTGGCCCTATGTCAGCGTCGCGTTGGCAGAGGCGGGACTTTCCCTGCCGTCCAAGGCAGTGTTTGCACGTCCGGCGCTGCCAGTCACGGCGGGTGGGTCGGTTGAACGTCACGAACGCGAGCAGGCGGAACTGCTGGCGGCTGCATTAACCGTATAG
- a CDS encoding RraA family protein — protein MVQDLVAQETLDEYAELSSAIISDALDLAGIHGTLEGMSTQVPGTRMCGPAFTARYTLAPAALGRFADFMDDIPQGAVVAIDNDGRTDVSVWGDTLSLFGSVQRFAGTVIDGVCRDIDGTRALNYPMFSRGTYMRTGKGRVGVESTQAPISISGVIIRPGDLIFGDDTGVVAVPRERVDEVLALARKISARDDAYETAIRAGLQMKDVWLAPRED, from the coding sequence ATGGTTCAGGACCTGGTCGCGCAGGAAACATTGGACGAATACGCCGAACTTAGCTCGGCGATCATATCGGATGCACTGGATCTGGCCGGGATACACGGCACATTGGAGGGAATGAGCACACAGGTTCCCGGCACCCGGATGTGCGGCCCAGCCTTTACCGCGCGCTATACCTTGGCACCGGCCGCGCTTGGCCGATTCGCCGATTTCATGGACGACATCCCGCAAGGTGCGGTGGTTGCCATCGATAATGATGGCCGGACCGATGTTTCAGTCTGGGGTGACACCCTGTCTCTGTTTGGCAGCGTTCAGCGATTTGCAGGCACGGTGATCGACGGGGTTTGCCGCGATATCGACGGTACGCGGGCGCTGAATTATCCGATGTTCAGCCGCGGCACCTATATGCGGACGGGCAAGGGGCGGGTGGGCGTAGAAAGCACGCAAGCGCCAATTTCCATCTCGGGTGTCATCATCCGGCCCGGCGATCTGATCTTTGGCGATGATACCGGTGTGGTTGCCGTGCCACGCGAGCGGGTGGACGAGGTGCTGGCGCTTGCCCGCAAGATCTCGGCCCGGGACGACGCCTATGAAACGGCGATTCGCGCGGGCTTGCAGATGAAAGATGTCTGGCTTGCACCGCGTGAAGACTAA
- a CDS encoding CoA transferase — protein sequence MVSFPVLTDMRIIEGASFVAAPSCAMHLAQLGAEVIRIDPIGGGPDYYRWPRSSGGTSYFWEGMNKGKKSVALDLKRPEGRELAIALITAPGPGSGLFVTNFPANGFLAHEPLAARRPDLITLRVMGHADGRPAVDYTINPKVGFPLLTGPESLEDRPVNHVLPAWDLLAGMHAACALLAAERMRQQTGEGQELRLPLSDLAMATLGNLGQIAEAVEGVSRPRYGNALYGAFGRDFTTADGKRIMLVGLTAGQWRSMLRCLNIGHEVARIEHELDVSFAHDEGLRFQHRHSLFPVVEAAVAALPYEALAARLEAEGVCWSPYRSVTEALDQDPELSERNPIFAPLTHPSGATYLTPGLPTQFCSLPRGHPSPAPRLGQHTGEVLSTLLGLTSAELGHLHDRRIVFLN from the coding sequence GTGGTATCCTTTCCGGTTCTGACCGACATGCGCATCATCGAAGGCGCATCGTTTGTCGCCGCGCCATCCTGCGCGATGCATCTGGCCCAGTTGGGGGCCGAGGTGATCCGTATCGATCCGATCGGGGGCGGACCCGACTATTACCGCTGGCCACGATCATCCGGCGGCACGAGCTATTTCTGGGAGGGGATGAACAAGGGTAAAAAGTCAGTCGCTCTTGATCTCAAGAGGCCCGAGGGACGCGAACTGGCCATTGCGCTGATCACTGCGCCCGGCCCCGGAAGCGGCCTGTTTGTGACGAATTTTCCCGCAAACGGCTTTCTGGCCCACGAGCCGCTGGCGGCGCGGCGACCCGATCTGATCACACTGCGCGTCATGGGCCATGCCGATGGCCGGCCTGCGGTCGATTACACCATCAATCCAAAGGTCGGTTTTCCTTTGCTGACCGGCCCTGAAAGCCTTGAGGATCGGCCGGTCAACCATGTTCTACCCGCTTGGGACCTGCTGGCAGGCATGCATGCGGCATGCGCCCTGCTTGCGGCTGAACGGATGCGCCAGCAGACAGGCGAAGGGCAGGAACTGCGTCTGCCATTGTCCGATCTGGCGATGGCGACACTGGGTAATCTGGGCCAGATCGCCGAAGCGGTCGAAGGAGTTTCCCGCCCGCGCTATGGCAATGCGCTCTATGGCGCTTTTGGCCGCGACTTCACGACAGCGGACGGCAAGAGGATCATGCTGGTCGGGCTGACTGCCGGGCAATGGCGTTCCATGCTCCGCTGCCTCAACATCGGCCACGAGGTTGCGCGTATTGAGCATGAGTTGGATGTCTCGTTCGCTCATGACGAAGGCTTGCGGTTTCAGCATCGGCACAGTCTTTTTCCGGTGGTCGAGGCGGCCGTTGCCGCCCTGCCCTACGAAGCTTTGGCCGCGCGGCTCGAGGCCGAGGGTGTCTGTTGGTCACCCTATCGCAGCGTCACCGAAGCACTGGATCAGGATCCCGAACTTTCCGAGCGGAACCCGATCTTCGCCCCACTGACGCATCCCAGCGGTGCAACCTACCTGACACCCGGACTGCCGACCCAGTTCTGCTCGCTGCCGCGCGGACATCCTTCGCCTGCTCCCCGATTGGGACAGCATACCGGCGAAGTTCTTTCGACATTGCTTGGCCTGACGTCGGCTGAACTTGGCCATCTCCATGACCGCCGCATCGTCTTTCTCAACTGA
- a CDS encoding acyl-CoA dehydrogenase family protein, translated as MSTDLTLDYPGAAQAAQRFAKTAGQAVTGRLAPGGVLSGESADREQRLLHGLAWIATTAEAIIQAAVAVPSQGITPVDELVLKIGMGEYLHQLTSGIPISQSEIIRPEELGLAEEAALCRSDRAVADLLAHGNTAQNRAKLAEALLQGAMPTLSAGDETLDMIRSEFARFTAARITPHAHGWHLQDTLLPQEVLDEMAALGTFGICIAPEYGGLGLGKVAMCIVTEELSKGWIAAGSIGTRSEIAGELISIAGTPEQKARWLPPIASGEVLPAAVFTEPDTGSDLARLKTRALPQPDGSWRIQGNKTWITHAARSDLMTVLARTDPDSTGHRGLSMLLLPKTRGTEAEPFPDPWLEGGDIPVLGYRGMREYELAFTDAPVGRDNLLGGTVGAGFRQLMETFEGARIQTAARALGVGWRAWELGMTYAQERRQFGQPLIRFPRVADKLVMMLVELVMTRALTHRAARQKDLGQRCDIEAGMAKLLAARVAWANADSALQIHGGNGYALEYEISRVLCDARILSIFEGAAEIQAHVIVRGLVARHAGGKP; from the coding sequence ATGTCCACCGACCTTACCCTTGATTATCCCGGCGCGGCGCAAGCTGCACAGCGTTTCGCCAAGACTGCCGGACAAGCAGTTACCGGGCGGTTGGCGCCGGGGGGCGTGTTATCGGGGGAAAGCGCCGACCGCGAACAACGCCTGCTTCACGGGCTTGCCTGGATCGCCACCACTGCCGAGGCGATCATACAGGCGGCTGTCGCAGTGCCGTCGCAAGGAATAACGCCGGTGGACGAGCTTGTCCTTAAAATCGGGATGGGAGAATACCTCCACCAACTGACCTCCGGTATACCAATAAGCCAGAGCGAGATTATCCGCCCGGAAGAACTGGGACTGGCCGAGGAAGCCGCTCTGTGCCGCAGCGACCGGGCGGTGGCAGATCTGCTGGCACATGGCAACACGGCTCAGAACCGGGCCAAACTGGCCGAGGCGCTGTTGCAGGGGGCGATGCCCACCCTGTCTGCCGGGGATGAGACACTGGATATGATCCGATCCGAATTCGCGCGCTTCACGGCCGCGCGGATCACCCCTCATGCGCATGGCTGGCATCTGCAAGACACCCTGCTGCCGCAAGAGGTGTTGGACGAAATGGCAGCCTTGGGAACCTTTGGCATTTGTATCGCACCGGAATACGGCGGGCTGGGGCTGGGCAAGGTTGCCATGTGTATCGTGACTGAGGAACTCAGCAAAGGCTGGATCGCGGCCGGATCCATCGGCACCCGGTCGGAGATCGCAGGTGAGTTGATCTCGATCGCGGGCACCCCAGAGCAAAAGGCGCGCTGGCTGCCGCCCATCGCCTCGGGCGAGGTGTTGCCCGCCGCGGTCTTTACCGAGCCTGACACGGGATCGGATCTGGCGCGGCTCAAGACCCGCGCCCTGCCCCAGCCGGACGGTTCGTGGCGAATACAGGGCAACAAGACCTGGATCACCCATGCCGCCCGGTCCGACCTGATGACGGTGTTGGCCCGCACGGACCCGGATTCGACGGGACACCGGGGGCTGTCGATGCTGCTTTTGCCGAAAACCCGTGGGACAGAGGCCGAACCTTTCCCAGACCCTTGGCTTGAAGGCGGCGACATCCCCGTTTTGGGTTATCGCGGAATGCGGGAATACGAACTGGCCTTTACCGATGCGCCGGTTGGTCGTGACAACCTGCTTGGGGGCACGGTGGGGGCCGGCTTCCGGCAGTTGATGGAAACATTCGAAGGCGCCCGTATCCAGACCGCGGCGCGTGCCCTGGGCGTTGGCTGGAGGGCCTGGGAACTGGGCATGACCTACGCGCAAGAGCGGCGCCAGTTCGGCCAGCCTTTGATCCGCTTTCCCCGGGTGGCCGACAAGCTGGTCATGATGCTGGTCGAACTGGTCATGACCCGCGCATTGACCCATCGCGCCGCACGACAAAAGGATCTTGGTCAACGATGCGACATCGAGGCAGGGATGGCCAAGCTTTTGGCAGCCCGCGTCGCTTGGGCCAACGCTGATTCCGCGCTGCAGATCCACGGCGGCAACGGCTATGCGCTGGAATACGAAATCAGCAGGGTTCTTTGCGACGCCCGTATCCTGAGCATCTTCGAGGGCGCAGCCGAAATTCAGGCGCATGTCATCGTGCGCGGCCTTGTGGCGCGCCATGCGGGGGGTAAGCCATGA
- a CDS encoding isocitrate lyase/PEP mutase family protein, which translates to MTPTQRFRQLLQREGHTDAAPVFDPLSARVAEMRGWEVMKISGSFGKLANLAVPDELPLTNMSDLVDVAHRINRVCDLPLVVDADDGGGNALTVRRTVRELEAAGVAAIEIEDNAIPQCIGHAARRHSLMLSQDEQVGKLRAAVAARRNPDTVIVARTFALSELPRDEALARIRAYSDTGAEALMIAELPRGAQDLVEVAQATHLPLFVLGLPEQSARDAKFIQQVRLKLRFLPHIPFRMALKALTEAYDHLKNQAPHDAMLSREADGETIAELSRVTEHADWQKRFLNA; encoded by the coding sequence ATGACCCCGACACAGCGTTTTCGCCAACTCTTGCAACGCGAAGGCCATACCGATGCCGCGCCGGTATTCGATCCGCTTTCGGCGCGGGTCGCGGAAATGCGCGGCTGGGAGGTAATGAAGATCTCGGGTTCATTTGGCAAACTCGCCAATCTTGCGGTGCCGGATGAGCTGCCCCTGACCAACATGTCCGATCTGGTGGATGTGGCGCACAGGATCAACCGGGTCTGCGACCTGCCGCTGGTGGTGGATGCCGATGACGGCGGCGGCAACGCGTTGACCGTGCGCCGGACCGTGCGCGAATTGGAGGCGGCAGGCGTCGCCGCGATCGAGATCGAGGACAACGCCATTCCTCAATGCATAGGCCATGCCGCGCGGCGTCATTCACTGATGCTGTCGCAGGACGAACAGGTGGGCAAGCTGCGTGCGGCGGTGGCCGCGCGTCGGAACCCTGATACGGTGATCGTCGCCCGGACCTTCGCCCTGTCCGAGCTGCCACGCGATGAGGCTCTGGCCCGCATACGCGCCTATTCCGACACCGGAGCAGAGGCATTGATGATCGCTGAATTGCCCCGTGGCGCGCAAGATCTGGTCGAGGTGGCGCAGGCAACGCATCTGCCGCTTTTCGTGCTGGGGCTGCCCGAGCAATCTGCCAGAGATGCCAAGTTTATCCAGCAGGTGCGGCTCAAACTGCGGTTCCTTCCGCACATTCCGTTTCGGATGGCCCTGAAGGCACTGACCGAGGCCTATGACCATCTGAAAAATCAAGCCCCGCACGATGCAATGCTTTCGCGCGAGGCCGACGGGGAAACCATCGCAGAACTGTCGCGGGTGACCGAACATGCCGACTGGCAAAAGCGGTTTCTGAACGCGTGA
- a CDS encoding sialic acid TRAP transporter substrate-binding protein SiaP: protein MLTRRQLVGAVIGAALCVTAATANAQTVMKWAHIFEVSEPFHTEAVWAAEQIAERTEGRYKIEVYPAAQLGNEVNLDEGLTLGTVDIVILANGLAAKKYPPIGVTYYPFTFRDPAHLLAYTKSPAYKKLTEGYAEKAGHHILATAYYGTRHTTANKAITQCGDLAGMKMRVPSIPAYLAMPAACGANTTPIPFAELYLALQNGTVEAQENPLTSIEAKKLDEVQSHIALTGHIVDQLNIIVSKSAWNDLSEDDRAIFAEVMQEAAARASQKTSDREAELLEIFRNKGLTIDEVDRASFESAVIEKTKFEDLGYDKADWDAIHAVQ, encoded by the coding sequence ATGCTTACACGTCGTCAGCTTGTCGGCGCGGTGATCGGCGCCGCGCTTTGCGTAACCGCGGCAACGGCCAATGCCCAGACCGTGATGAAATGGGCCCATATTTTCGAGGTTTCGGAGCCATTCCATACCGAGGCGGTATGGGCCGCCGAACAAATCGCCGAGCGCACCGAAGGCCGCTACAAGATCGAGGTCTATCCCGCTGCTCAACTTGGCAATGAGGTGAACCTTGACGAAGGGTTGACGCTGGGCACCGTCGATATCGTGATCTTGGCGAACGGCCTGGCGGCCAAGAAATACCCGCCTATCGGTGTCACCTATTATCCGTTTACCTTCCGCGATCCGGCGCATCTGCTGGCTTACACGAAAAGCCCGGCCTACAAAAAGCTGACCGAGGGCTATGCCGAAAAGGCCGGCCACCACATCCTGGCCACCGCCTATTACGGCACCCGTCATACCACCGCCAACAAAGCCATCACCCAATGCGGAGATCTGGCCGGCATGAAGATGCGGGTGCCCAGCATTCCCGCCTATCTGGCGATGCCCGCCGCCTGCGGCGCCAACACCACGCCCATCCCCTTTGCCGAGCTTTATCTGGCGCTTCAGAACGGCACGGTGGAAGCGCAGGAAAACCCCCTGACCTCGATCGAGGCGAAAAAGCTGGACGAGGTGCAAAGCCACATCGCCCTGACCGGCCATATTGTCGACCAGTTGAACATCATCGTTTCGAAAAGCGCATGGAACGATCTTTCCGAGGATGATCGCGCAATCTTCGCTGAGGTCATGCAAGAGGCGGCAGCGCGCGCCTCGCAGAAAACCAGCGACCGCGAAGCCGAACTGCTTGAAATCTTTCGCAACAAGGGGCTGACCATTGACGAAGTCGATCGGGCCAGCTTTGAGAGCGCGGTCATCGAAAAAACCAAGTTCGAAGACCTAGGCTATGACAAGGCCGACTGGGACGCGATCCACGCCGTCCAATGA
- a CDS encoding TRAP transporter small permease: MVSATSSATSVPAGSIDELAQAFEEDAPEVDLGRYGIEDWMALAVFWGIVGLVFLQFFTRYALNNSVAWTEEVAVAALVVLVFLGSAMCIRLSRHIQVDVLYHYVPASVARWISTGVDILRIAVLGYFLWLMWRYVSLVADERMVSVNITRRWMLYPVVAAFGFMVLRSAQVAWQNWQRGYSALERPEAFDGMGD, from the coding sequence ATGGTATCCGCAACATCTTCCGCAACATCCGTTCCGGCCGGTTCCATCGACGAACTGGCCCAGGCATTCGAGGAAGACGCACCCGAGGTCGATCTGGGCCGATACGGCATTGAGGACTGGATGGCGCTAGCCGTTTTCTGGGGCATTGTCGGATTGGTCTTCCTGCAATTCTTCACGCGATACGCGCTCAACAACAGCGTGGCCTGGACCGAAGAGGTTGCGGTCGCCGCGCTGGTCGTCTTGGTGTTTCTTGGGTCGGCGATGTGCATTCGCCTGTCGCGTCATATTCAGGTGGATGTTCTTTACCATTATGTCCCGGCGTCGGTCGCCCGGTGGATATCGACCGGCGTGGACATCCTGCGTATCGCTGTTCTGGGATACTTCCTTTGGCTGATGTGGCGATACGTGTCGCTGGTGGCGGATGAGCGGATGGTTTCGGTCAACATCACCCGCCGCTGGATGCTGTATCCGGTGGTGGCCGCCTTTGGCTTCATGGTCCTGCGCTCGGCGCAGGTCGCGTGGCAGAACTGGCAGCGCGGCTATTCAGCGCTGGAACGGCCCGAAGCATTTGACGGGATGGGGGACTGA